From Mycoplasma sp. 2045, a single genomic window includes:
- the rpmI gene encoding 50S ribosomal protein L35 has translation MPKMKTKSALKKRIKVTGTGKILREQAYRSHLAQNKTTKQKRHSRKAALMSKSDLKRFKALI, from the coding sequence ATGCCAAAAATGAAAACTAAAAGTGCGTTAAAAAAACGTATTAAAGTTACAGGAACAGGTAAAATCTTAAGAGAACAAGCTTACCGTTCACACTTAGCACAAAACAAAACTACAAAACAAAAACGTCACTCACGTAAAGCTGCTCTTATGTCTAAATCAGACCTTAAAAGATTTAAAGCTTTAATCTAA
- the infC gene encoding translation initiation factor IF-3, which yields MFKEYIIQAKGKKTPSEHYVNSDIPFKQVFVIGADQEKIGVMYTSEAIELAKSQRMDLVLISVEPKPICRILDYGKFKYDRKKKNKELKEKQTIIQNREVRLTAMIGENDLLTKSRKAREFLLKGDRIKVSLKLRGRELLMKDLGIKTLEKFFATLEDIAEITSEPKLINNRFLDMNLQPNKQKVLRYQKEKNLESKDQDAKEGE from the coding sequence TTATTTAAGGAGTATATTATTCAAGCAAAAGGAAAGAAAACACCTTCAGAACATTACGTAAATTCTGATATCCCATTCAAACAAGTTTTTGTAATTGGAGCAGACCAAGAAAAAATAGGTGTAATGTACACATCTGAAGCAATTGAATTGGCAAAAAGCCAGAGAATGGACTTAGTTTTAATAAGCGTTGAACCTAAACCAATCTGTCGTATTCTTGATTACGGTAAATTTAAATATGACCGTAAAAAGAAAAATAAAGAACTGAAAGAAAAACAAACAATTATCCAAAATCGTGAAGTTAGATTAACTGCGATGATCGGAGAAAATGATTTACTTACAAAAAGTAGAAAAGCTAGAGAATTTCTTTTAAAAGGTGACCGTATCAAAGTTTCATTAAAATTAAGAGGACGTGAATTATTGATGAAAGATTTAGGAATCAAGACTTTAGAAAAATTCTTCGCAACATTAGAAGATATCGCTGAAATCACATCAGAACCTAAATTAATCAATAATCGTTTCCTTGACATGAATCTCCAACCAAATAAACAAAAAGTACTTAGATACCAAAAAGAAAAGAATCTTGAATCAAAAGATCAAGATGCTAAAGAAGGAGAATAA
- the rplT gene encoding 50S ribosomal protein L20 → MARVKGGTVTRARRKKWIKLAKGYFGHKSIGYKVAKQAVVKSWTYAFRDRKQVKRNFRKLWIARINAAVRAEGMSYSRFINGLKRAGVTINRKMLSELAINEPKTFAVLVDIAKQA, encoded by the coding sequence ATGGCAAGAGTTAAAGGTGGAACAGTTACAAGAGCAAGACGTAAAAAATGAATAAAATTAGCTAAGGGATATTTTGGACACAAATCAATCGGTTACAAAGTTGCTAAACAAGCAGTTGTAAAATCTTGAACATACGCTTTCAGAGACCGTAAACAAGTTAAAAGAAACTTCCGTAAATTATGAATCGCTCGTATCAACGCTGCAGTTAGAGCAGAAGGAATGAGCTACTCAAGATTTATTAACGGTTTAAAAAGAGCAGGTGTTACAATTAACCGTAAAATGCTTTCAGAATTAGCTATCAACGAACCAAAAACATTTGCAGTTTTAGTTGATATTGCAAAACAAGCTTAA
- a CDS encoding transglutaminase domain-containing protein: MKKSSLFKLLFLAPATSLLISAISCGTKNTEEPTPAEPEKPTPIESKPVNPTPAPDPEPTNPDTEPEQPAQPVNPEPNAPEKLNSVESYKSQIEQTRVDFNNYLNDYANVYKGRAESFVFHMARPEGTDEQYKSYKNFADVIFGKINTVIDEWDTVVGNNAESAKEEYAKINKMFSTFVKGFNKQLAAINPPTYSLKSEMTIDDVREHFKEIVQRVVSDKNEDHSNEENYKPLNGRINYDKNGYLIPADTYYEVVKDFLKSGFRNFKQISLVSTSSISFEVTPQNKVYGILINANDFRRNDMNQVVDKYVENALSLVDNSMNTYEKLYVLGKYVLENLIYKTKPGTETMNSLDFAYIEHKGVCRHYVDQMALLLSNLNIPYKVMQGDYHTWLNIQNEDGKWFSTDPTHSDTGKAEKYFPLGKSGEIDLDFEMKNFFNHQNAVTTDFTLFDLGPNDGSNEAINFISQEMHNSLFNKWAYKLKDMYADGEKISSLNYNDHKLYFVSTKDNQPKLQYVETNKTIPNENIENSIHTVDGFSSLVNGLSLKVLPKAAMHGDKMFFMAKDDNGNYIYSYNIKTAELKKEFVYSGDYKNFFIFLNQKENKLEFSFGDQNSESKLVKLFDLNLQ, translated from the coding sequence ATGAAAAAATCAAGTTTATTTAAATTATTATTTTTAGCACCTGCAACAAGTTTGTTGATTTCAGCAATTTCTTGTGGTACTAAAAATACTGAAGAGCCGACGCCTGCTGAGCCAGAAAAACCTACACCAATAGAATCAAAACCTGTAAATCCTACTCCTGCACCAGATCCAGAACCGACAAATCCTGATACTGAACCAGAGCAACCTGCGCAACCTGTTAATCCGGAACCGAATGCTCCAGAAAAATTAAATAGTGTTGAATCATATAAATCACAAATTGAGCAAACAAGAGTTGATTTTAATAATTATTTGAACGATTACGCAAATGTTTATAAAGGACGTGCTGAATCATTTGTATTTCATATGGCTAGACCTGAAGGAACTGATGAGCAATATAAATCTTACAAAAATTTTGCCGATGTAATTTTTGGCAAAATTAATACAGTAATTGATGAGTGAGATACTGTAGTAGGGAATAACGCAGAATCTGCTAAAGAAGAATATGCAAAAATTAACAAAATGTTTTCAACATTTGTTAAAGGTTTTAATAAGCAATTAGCTGCGATAAATCCTCCTACTTATTCTTTAAAATCTGAAATGACAATTGATGACGTTAGAGAACATTTCAAAGAAATCGTTCAAAGAGTTGTTTCAGATAAAAATGAAGATCATTCAAATGAAGAAAACTACAAACCATTAAATGGAAGAATCAATTATGATAAAAATGGATATTTAATTCCTGCTGATACATATTATGAAGTTGTTAAAGATTTCTTAAAATCAGGTTTTAGAAATTTCAAACAAATTTCATTAGTTTCAACATCATCAATTTCATTTGAAGTTACACCACAGAATAAAGTTTATGGAATTTTAATAAATGCAAATGACTTTAGAAGAAATGATATGAATCAAGTTGTTGATAAATACGTTGAAAATGCACTTAGTTTAGTCGATAACTCAATGAATACTTATGAAAAACTCTATGTGCTAGGTAAATACGTTTTAGAAAACTTAATTTATAAAACTAAACCAGGTACAGAAACAATGAACTCACTTGACTTTGCTTACATAGAACATAAAGGTGTATGTAGACATTATGTTGATCAAATGGCATTACTTTTATCTAACTTAAATATTCCATACAAAGTGATGCAAGGCGACTATCATACTTGATTAAATATTCAAAATGAAGATGGTAAATGATTCTCAACTGATCCAACACATTCAGATACAGGTAAAGCTGAAAAATACTTCCCTCTAGGAAAATCAGGTGAAATTGATTTAGATTTTGAAATGAAAAACTTTTTCAATCATCAAAATGCAGTCACAACAGATTTCACATTATTTGATTTAGGGCCAAATGACGGTTCAAATGAAGCGATTAACTTTATTTCTCAAGAAATGCATAATTCATTATTTAATAAATGAGCTTACAAACTTAAAGATATGTATGCAGATGGAGAAAAAATTTCATCGTTAAACTATAATGATCATAAGTTATATTTTGTTTCAACAAAAGATAATCAACCTAAATTGCAATATGTAGAAACAAACAAAACAATTCCAAATGAAAATATTGAAAACTCAATTCACACAGTTGATGGATTTAGTTCATTAGTCAACGGATTAAGTTTAAAAGTTTTACCAAAGGCTGCTATGCACGGCGATAAAATGTTCTTTATGGCTAAAGATGATAATGGTAACTACATTTATTCATACAACATTAAGACAGCAGAACTTAAAAAAGAATTTGTATATAGTGGAGATTACAAAAACTTCTTTATCTTCCTAAATCAAAAAGAAAACAAACTTGAATTTTCATTTGGAGATCAAAATTCAGAAAGCAAATTAGTTAAGTTATTTGACTTAAACTTACAATAA
- a CDS encoding Eco57I restriction-modification methylase domain-containing protein, producing the protein MNKIQYGQFFTERNVFENNSVFQEFMSKNELWNKNILEPFAGANNLIRFLQEKNQKLKYESFDLEPKNSNVKKNDSINNWFYKDFDLIVTNPPYLSKHSARRMKIDADFQNYDDLYKLSLDRCISNVRFTVAIIPTTLINSNRKEDQKLIEKLVIFQLLPDKENFNDTEHPVALAYFDNLKDDGDFLLYENNKFIDSYKNLRNKEQKILKQRNEWNIRFNVVSGNLCINTGDNTKDKTNIKFHDSEWKSNDQVKSTDRHKVKLLIEDVEVDEELIEAFNKKIQELRNNHCDYLWASFKGVSRTGHFRKRLDFETAKKIINSIQI; encoded by the coding sequence ATGAACAAGATTCAATACGGACAATTCTTCACAGAAAGAAATGTTTTTGAAAATAACTCTGTTTTTCAAGAGTTTATGTCTAAAAATGAGTTATGAAATAAAAATATCTTAGAACCTTTCGCAGGTGCTAATAATTTAATTAGATTCTTACAAGAAAAAAATCAAAAATTGAAGTATGAATCTTTTGATTTAGAACCTAAAAACTCAAATGTAAAGAAAAACGATAGTATTAACAATTGATTCTATAAAGACTTTGATTTAATAGTAACTAATCCCCCATATTTATCAAAGCATTCTGCTAGAAGAATGAAAATAGATGCTGATTTTCAAAATTACGATGATTTATACAAACTATCATTAGATAGATGTATAAGCAATGTTAGATTCACAGTTGCAATTATTCCTACAACACTTATTAATAGTAATAGAAAAGAAGATCAAAAATTAATTGAAAAGTTAGTTATTTTTCAATTATTACCAGACAAGGAAAATTTCAATGATACTGAGCACCCCGTTGCTTTAGCTTATTTTGATAATCTAAAAGATGATGGTGACTTCTTACTTTATGAAAATAATAAGTTCATAGATAGTTATAAAAACTTAAGAAATAAGGAACAAAAAATCCTAAAGCAAAGAAATGAATGAAATATAAGATTTAATGTTGTTTCAGGAAATCTTTGCATAAATACAGGTGATAACACAAAAGACAAAACAAATATTAAGTTTCACGATTCTGAATGAAAATCAAATGATCAAGTCAAATCTACTGATAGACATAAAGTGAAATTGTTAATTGAAGATGTAGAAGTGGATGAAGAATTAATAGAAGCATTCAATAAAAAAATTCAGGAATTAAGAAACAATCATTGCGATTATTTATGAGCTTCATTTAAAGGTGTTTCGAGAACAGGTCATTTTAGAAAAAGATTAGATTTTGAAACTGCAAAAAAAATAATAAATTCAATACAAATTTAG
- the gyrA gene encoding DNA gyrase subunit A has product MIDNKDKDKKLIEEIDVTLKASDDTEFEYEENNKMIFRKKQPVVEQVEEEEELPQNNDEYQVQSQIIESPTEGLIPIVIDNEMKQSFLEYSMSVIVSRALPDARDGLKPVHRRILYDMSELGITPGSQHRKSARIVGDVLGKYHPHGDSSVYKAMVRMAQDFSMRYPLVDGHGNFGSIDGDSAAAMRYTEARMSKIASEMLEGIKKDTVDFVDNYDGSEKEPTVLPSRFPNLLVSGSSGIAVGMATEIPPHNLGESIDAAIALAKNPEITVRELMQHIKGPDFPTGAIILGTKGILEAYETGRGSIPVRSKCEVIEQPNGKSKIIIREIPYAIKKTTIIEKIAELHKAKVVEGITDLRDESNREGIRLVIDVKKGVNPHILLNKLFQKSNIQTSFNFNLVAIVNGEPKTLNLKQALEVFIEHQKDVVSRRLKFDLNKAEERAHILAGLKIAVSNIDEVVKIIKQSKTDAEAQEKLSSRFNLTERQTKAILEMRLSRLTGLNIEKMDLEISELNVEIAHYKDILSSEEKLINQIVLELEEIKEKFNDKRRTVIDESAVGVISDEDLIHEREIVITSSSKGYVKRIDLDEYNTQRRGGVGSVSMKTYEDDDIAMIIHASTHTNLLLFSNIGKVYVLRGHQIPEGSKQSKGVPFVNILSGLDVENGEKIISILNVDKFSDDQYLVTVTKQGMFKKSDLKLFANIRKNGLIAFKLKEGDQLVRAFVIGNEESVLIANNYRNVCMFKSDDIRPLSRNSLGVKGIKLDDNQEVVSASSDSEGSLILTLGEKGFGKLTDKEQFRLTRRGSKGVAGIDSNKAGNLVFARFVNTNDELLVITSSGSTIRTQINQISETGRNAKGVKIINLKDNDSIVAVEVISQDN; this is encoded by the coding sequence ATGATAGACAATAAAGACAAAGACAAGAAATTAATTGAAGAAATTGATGTTACATTAAAAGCTTCAGACGATACAGAATTTGAATATGAAGAAAATAACAAAATGATCTTCAGGAAAAAACAACCAGTAGTTGAGCAAGTTGAAGAAGAGGAAGAATTACCTCAAAACAATGATGAATATCAAGTTCAATCTCAAATCATTGAGTCACCAACAGAAGGATTAATTCCAATTGTTATTGATAACGAAATGAAGCAATCATTCCTTGAGTACTCTATGAGCGTTATTGTTTCACGTGCTCTTCCAGATGCACGTGATGGACTTAAACCGGTTCACCGTAGAATTCTTTATGATATGTCAGAATTAGGAATCACACCTGGTTCACAACATCGTAAATCAGCTCGTATTGTAGGGGATGTTTTAGGGAAATATCACCCACACGGTGATTCATCAGTTTATAAAGCTATGGTTCGTATGGCTCAAGATTTCTCAATGCGTTATCCACTTGTAGATGGACATGGTAACTTCGGATCAATCGATGGTGACTCTGCTGCTGCTATGCGTTATACAGAAGCAAGAATGTCTAAAATTGCTTCTGAAATGTTAGAAGGAATTAAAAAAGATACAGTTGATTTTGTAGATAACTATGATGGAAGTGAAAAGGAACCTACAGTATTACCTTCAAGATTTCCTAACTTACTTGTTTCAGGTTCATCAGGGATTGCTGTTGGTATGGCAACTGAAATTCCACCACACAACTTAGGTGAATCAATTGATGCGGCTATTGCTCTTGCTAAAAATCCTGAAATTACAGTTAGAGAATTAATGCAACACATTAAAGGACCTGACTTCCCAACTGGTGCAATTATCCTTGGAACAAAAGGAATTTTAGAAGCATATGAAACTGGAAGAGGAAGTATTCCTGTTCGTTCAAAATGTGAAGTTATTGAGCAACCTAATGGAAAATCAAAAATTATTATTAGAGAAATTCCTTATGCAATTAAAAAAACTACAATCATTGAAAAGATTGCTGAATTACACAAAGCAAAAGTTGTTGAAGGAATTACAGACTTAAGAGATGAATCAAACAGAGAAGGTATTCGTTTAGTTATCGATGTTAAAAAAGGTGTAAATCCACACATTCTTTTAAACAAGTTATTTCAAAAATCAAATATCCAAACATCATTCAACTTTAACTTAGTTGCTATTGTTAATGGAGAACCTAAAACATTAAACTTAAAACAAGCTCTTGAAGTGTTTATCGAACACCAAAAAGATGTTGTTTCAAGAAGACTTAAATTTGATTTAAATAAAGCAGAAGAACGTGCTCATATTTTAGCTGGATTAAAAATTGCTGTATCAAACATTGATGAAGTAGTTAAAATAATTAAACAATCTAAAACAGATGCTGAAGCTCAAGAAAAATTATCAAGCAGATTTAATTTAACTGAAAGACAAACAAAAGCTATCCTTGAAATGCGTTTAAGCAGATTAACAGGATTAAACATTGAAAAAATGGATCTTGAAATTAGTGAATTAAATGTTGAAATAGCTCATTACAAAGACATTTTATCTTCAGAAGAAAAATTAATTAACCAAATTGTTTTAGAACTTGAAGAAATCAAAGAAAAATTCAATGACAAACGTAGAACTGTTATTGATGAATCGGCTGTTGGTGTTATTTCAGATGAAGATTTAATCCATGAAAGAGAAATTGTTATTACATCAAGCTCAAAAGGTTATGTAAAGAGAATTGACTTAGATGAATACAACACACAACGTAGAGGTGGAGTTGGTTCAGTAAGTATGAAAACTTACGAAGATGATGATATTGCAATGATTATTCATGCATCAACACATACAAACTTATTATTATTCTCAAACATTGGTAAAGTTTATGTATTAAGAGGACACCAAATTCCAGAAGGTTCAAAACAATCAAAAGGAGTTCCTTTTGTAAACATACTTTCAGGGTTAGATGTTGAAAATGGAGAAAAAATTATCTCAATTCTTAATGTTGATAAATTCTCAGATGATCAATATTTAGTAACTGTAACTAAACAAGGTATGTTTAAAAAATCTGATCTTAAATTATTTGCAAACATTAGAAAAAATGGACTTATTGCATTTAAATTAAAAGAAGGTGATCAGTTAGTTAGAGCATTTGTGATTGGAAATGAAGAATCTGTATTAATCGCAAACAACTATAGAAATGTATGTATGTTCAAATCTGATGACATTAGACCACTTTCAAGAAATTCGTTAGGAGTTAAGGGAATTAAACTTGATGATAATCAAGAAGTTGTATCAGCTTCATCAGATAGTGAAGGTTCATTAATCCTTACACTTGGTGAAAAAGGATTTGGAAAACTTACAGACAAAGAACAATTTAGATTAACAAGAAGAGGTTCTAAAGGAGTTGCTGGCATTGATAGTAACAAAGCTGGGAACTTAGTATTTGCTAGATTTGTTAATACAAACGATGAACTTTTAGTAATTACATCATCAGGTTCAACAATAAGAACTCAAATTAACCAAATTTCTGAAACAGGAAGAAATGCTAAAGGTGTAAAAATTATTAACTTAAAAGACAACGATTCAATTGTTGCTGTTGAAGTTATTTCACAAGATAATTAA
- a CDS encoding helix-turn-helix domain-containing protein has product MFENGLDIYFTDNQLVLFRLKVENKWLSLPELSNLLNTEHNMYVSKSGINHWFRKLNEIVTEHKNTKNRIFASQ; this is encoded by the coding sequence ATGTTTGAAAATGGATTAGATATTTATTTCACAGACAATCAACTTGTTTTATTTAGATTAAAAGTTGAAAATAAATGATTGTCGCTTCCTGAATTGTCAAATTTACTTAACACTGAACATAATATGTATGTTTCCAAAAGTGGAATTAACCACTGATTTAGAAAACTTAATGAAATTGTTACAGAACACAAAAATACTAAAAATAGAATTTTTGCATCTCAATAA
- a CDS encoding pseudouridine synthase: MTRLDKWLSFNLNISRTDAKKLISSKRIKVDNKVVKSIINIINEEVCLDDKLIVPKQEFIYVLLNKPAHYVCANYDNLNKTVFELLDKSINSYKDIHTVGRLDKDTTGLLLITNDGQLTHDLLSPKKHVEKTYYVEVDNKIDQNLITEFEKGFDIGDNEIVLPSKLQILSDNSANLTINEGKYHQVKRMFKHFDLTVTKLQRISFAFLDIKNETLQEGQFRYLTEDEILKLKNREY, encoded by the coding sequence ATGACCAGATTAGATAAATGACTTTCATTTAACTTAAACATCAGTAGAACTGATGCTAAAAAGTTAATTTCCTCTAAAAGAATTAAAGTTGATAACAAAGTGGTTAAATCAATTATTAATATAATCAATGAAGAAGTTTGTTTGGATGATAAATTAATTGTTCCTAAACAAGAATTTATTTATGTTTTACTAAACAAACCTGCTCACTACGTTTGTGCAAATTACGATAACTTAAATAAAACTGTTTTTGAATTATTAGACAAAAGCATTAACTCATATAAAGATATTCACACAGTTGGAAGATTAGACAAAGACACTACAGGGTTACTATTAATAACAAATGATGGACAATTAACTCACGATTTGCTTTCACCTAAAAAACATGTTGAGAAAACTTACTATGTTGAAGTTGATAACAAAATTGACCAAAACTTAATAACTGAATTTGAAAAAGGTTTTGACATAGGAGACAATGAAATTGTCTTACCTTCAAAACTTCAAATTCTTTCAGATAATTCTGCAAATCTTACAATAAATGAAGGTAAGTACCATCAAGTTAAAAGAATGTTTAAACATTTTGATTTAACAGTGACTAAATTACAAAGAATTTCATTTGCTTTCTTAGACATTAAAAACGAAACACTACAAGAAGGTCAGTTTAGATATTTAACTGAAGATGAAATTTTAAAATTAAAAAATAGAGAATATTAA
- a CDS encoding MscL family protein, translating into MSKKPSIFKKSLVDAKNNLKRGNILLLAIAFILGAVFSALVASLANDIIMNPISKVLGFDELAKMESNGVLYGKFLAALLTFIIVSFVVFAILLGYFLIANAIAAHKAAKRPAVVEAPAKPTTEELILKELVKLNDKMDKK; encoded by the coding sequence ATGTCTAAAAAACCTTCAATTTTCAAAAAGTCATTAGTTGATGCTAAAAACAATTTAAAACGTGGAAACATTTTATTATTAGCTATTGCTTTCATTTTAGGAGCAGTATTCAGTGCTTTAGTTGCTTCATTAGCAAATGATATTATTATGAACCCAATTTCTAAAGTATTAGGATTTGACGAATTAGCAAAAATGGAATCAAATGGTGTTCTTTACGGAAAATTCTTAGCTGCATTATTAACATTTATTATTGTTTCGTTTGTTGTATTTGCAATTTTATTAGGATACTTCTTAATTGCTAACGCTATTGCGGCTCACAAAGCTGCCAAAAGACCAGCAGTTGTTGAAGCTCCAGCTAAACCTACAACAGAAGAATTAATCTTAAAAGAATTAGTTAAACTTAATGACAAAATGGATAAAAAATAA
- a CDS encoding pseudouridine synthase, with protein MQMQERLQKILSKAGVASRREAEQMILDGRISVNGYIAKLGDKASFNDEILVDGLPINGEEQKVYFVLNKPPKTVCTLKDNFNRAKVTDLIDTPYKIFPVGRLDYDTTGVLILTNDGDLANKLMHPSYEVVRVYRARLNEPLDKKELAKLNKPVIINKKFSNQQVIHIESKSYFVVLTQGTYHHVKELFKLVDKEVINLKRVEYGGITVENIPVGKYRPLTIKEVKTLKTWLNKPKAKK; from the coding sequence ATGCAAATGCAAGAAAGATTACAAAAAATTCTCTCTAAAGCAGGGGTTGCTTCAAGAAGAGAAGCTGAACAAATGATTTTAGATGGAAGAATTTCTGTTAATGGTTATATAGCTAAATTAGGTGATAAAGCTTCATTTAATGATGAAATTTTAGTTGATGGATTACCAATTAATGGTGAAGAACAAAAAGTTTATTTTGTTCTAAATAAACCACCAAAAACTGTATGTACACTTAAAGATAATTTCAATAGAGCAAAAGTTACTGATTTAATTGATACACCTTACAAAATTTTTCCTGTAGGTAGATTAGATTACGATACAACCGGAGTTCTTATTCTTACAAATGATGGAGATTTGGCTAATAAATTAATGCACCCATCATATGAAGTTGTAAGAGTTTATAGAGCTAGATTAAATGAACCGCTTGATAAAAAAGAATTAGCTAAATTAAACAAACCTGTAATTATTAACAAGAAATTTTCAAACCAACAAGTTATTCACATTGAATCAAAAAGTTACTTTGTTGTTTTGACACAAGGTACTTACCATCACGTTAAGGAATTATTCAAATTAGTTGATAAAGAAGTTATCAATCTTAAAAGAGTTGAATATGGTGGAATTACAGTTGAAAACATTCCTGTAGGAAAATATAGACCACTTACAATCAAAGAAGTTAAAACTTTAAAAACGTGACTAAACAAACCAAAGGCTAAAAAATAG
- the whiA gene encoding DNA-binding protein WhiA: MNKEHKTSFSWELKKEVINNLSKPHEIKRFLSGLLFCAAEVEKDFYVLKIKNEYLYSKLLRKLEKINIKPIINLKWKTKILIKISDLEMIEEIDFKDSLTSFFAGVFFGSGSISGKSSTSYHLEISSHNPGHLVKIQEKLNQYDFNFNFLNRNNKYIIYLKNKEKVIDFLAAIDAKKSWYKLQNIIIARDFENVVNRINNIDMSNINKIAKSTIKHIENINYMFENGLDIYFTDNQLVLFRLKVENKWLSLPELSNLLNTEHNMYVSKSGINHWFRKLNEIVTEHKNTKK, translated from the coding sequence ATGAATAAAGAACATAAAACATCATTTAGTTGGGAGCTAAAAAAAGAAGTCATAAACAATTTATCTAAACCACACGAAATTAAGAGATTTTTAAGTGGTTTACTTTTTTGTGCTGCAGAAGTTGAAAAAGATTTTTATGTTCTCAAAATTAAAAATGAATATCTTTATTCAAAATTACTTAGAAAACTTGAAAAAATTAATATTAAACCAATCATTAATCTAAAATGAAAAACTAAAATCTTAATTAAGATTTCTGACCTTGAAATGATTGAGGAAATTGATTTTAAAGATTCACTCACAAGTTTTTTTGCTGGTGTATTCTTTGGGAGTGGTAGCATCTCAGGAAAATCATCAACTTCATACCACTTAGAAATTTCTTCACATAATCCTGGACACTTAGTAAAAATTCAAGAAAAACTAAATCAATATGACTTTAATTTCAACTTCTTGAATAGAAATAATAAATACATAATTTACCTTAAAAATAAGGAAAAAGTTATTGACTTTCTAGCAGCTATTGATGCTAAAAAGTCTTGGTATAAGCTTCAAAACATAATTATTGCTCGTGACTTTGAAAATGTTGTTAACCGTATTAATAATATTGATATGAGTAATATTAATAAGATTGCAAAGAGTACAATTAAACATATTGAAAACATTAACTATATGTTTGAAAATGGATTAGATATTTATTTCACAGACAATCAACTTGTTTTATTTAGATTAAAAGTTGAAAATAAATGATTGTCGCTTCCTGAATTGTCAAATTTACTTAACACTGAACATAATATGTATGTTTCCAAAAGTGGAATTAACCACTGATTTAGAAAACTTAATGAAATTGTTACAGAACACAAAAATACTAAAAAATAG
- the rplL gene encoding 50S ribosomal protein L7/L12 → MAKLTKETFIESLKEMSIKEVMELVDAMKEEFGIDPTAAVAVAAAPAEGGSEEKTSVKVVLKADNGKKVAIIKVVKDLLGVALMDAKKIVDTLPAVVKENIKPEEAEQIRAALVEAGADVSVE, encoded by the coding sequence ATGGCTAAATTAACAAAAGAAACATTCATCGAATCATTAAAAGAAATGTCAATTAAAGAAGTTATGGAACTTGTAGACGCTATGAAAGAAGAATTCGGAATCGACCCTACAGCTGCTGTTGCTGTTGCTGCAGCTCCTGCTGAAGGTGGTTCAGAAGAAAAAACAAGCGTTAAAGTTGTTTTAAAAGCTGACAACGGTAAAAAAGTTGCAATCATTAAAGTTGTTAAAGACTTATTAGGTGTTGCTTTAATGGATGCTAAGAAAATCGTTGACACATTACCAGCTGTTGTTAAAGAAAACATTAAACCAGAAGAAGCTGAACAAATTAGAGCAGCTTTAGTTGAAGCTGGTGCAGATGTTTCAGTTGAATAA
- the rplJ gene encoding 50S ribosomal protein L10, giving the protein MSESKLKAAKKEVVLEIVDKIQNSKAVAFAEYRGLTVSELEDFRKEAKKLGVDIKVYKNRLFNLAAQQTGFADLAEYLVGPNIFAFSNNDDMSAAKLLTKYAKTHKLLVVKAGTFEGKVINAAGVKEVATLPTYEEALGILARSMMAPLQQISLSLKLVSEGKTE; this is encoded by the coding sequence ATGTCAGAATCAAAATTAAAAGCAGCTAAAAAAGAAGTTGTTTTAGAAATTGTTGATAAAATTCAAAACTCTAAAGCTGTTGCTTTTGCTGAATACCGTGGTTTAACAGTTTCCGAATTAGAAGATTTCAGAAAAGAAGCTAAAAAACTTGGTGTTGACATCAAAGTTTACAAAAACCGTTTATTCAACTTAGCAGCACAACAAACAGGATTTGCTGACTTAGCAGAATACTTAGTTGGTCCAAACATTTTCGCATTCTCAAACAATGACGATATGTCAGCAGCTAAATTACTTACAAAATATGCTAAAACTCACAAATTATTAGTTGTAAAAGCTGGAACATTTGAAGGTAAAGTTATCAACGCTGCAGGTGTTAAAGAAGTTGCTACTCTTCCAACATACGAAGAAGCACTTGGAATTCTTGCACGTTCAATGATGGCACCATTACAACAAATTTCATTATCACTTAAATTAGTAAGTGAAGGTAAAACAGAATAA